One Equus quagga isolate Etosha38 chromosome 5, UCLA_HA_Equagga_1.0, whole genome shotgun sequence genomic window carries:
- the LOC124239626 gene encoding MAL-like protein produces MERHTMFMDQKLHHSEDVSRCWVWILVAATQVAHPLLQGWVTYILLTSFLISFMFLLSYLLGFYKKYKSWKVLDSLYHGTTAILNMSAAVLQVHATIVSETQNLTNYFINTTALLFAFITTLLYILHAFSNYYH; encoded by the exons ATGGAGAggcataccatgttcatggatcagaagctTCATCATAgtgaagat GTGTCCAGGTGCTGGGTCTGGATCCTGGTGGCCGCCACCCAGGTAGCACACCCGTTGCTGCAAGGATGGGTGACGTACATCTTGCTCACCTCGTTCCTCATCTCCTTCATGTTCCTGTTGTCTTACTTGCTTGGATTTTACAAAAAATACAAGTCCTGGAAAGTCCTG GACAGCCTGTACCACGGGACCACCGCCATCCTGAACATGAGTGCGGCCGTCTTGCAGGTGCACGCCACGATCGTCTCTGAGACCCAGAACCTGACCAACTACTTCATCAACACCACAGCCTTG CTCTTTGCCTTTATCACCACCCTGCTGTACATTCTCCACGCCTTCAGCAACTATTACCACTGA